In Paraburkholderia terrae, the DNA window CAGCTGGCAGTTGAAGCAGGCGACGGCTCGCTCGACTCGAACGCACTGGCTAACCTCCAGTCGGAAGTCTCGACCCGTCTGACGGAAATCACCCGCGTCGCGCAACAAACGACGTTCAACGGCCAATCGGTCCTGAACGGCATCGGCTCGGTCAACTTCCAGATCGGCGCATTCAACGGCCAGCAGATCACGGCTAACTTCGGTACGCAAAAGTGGGATGCGAGCAGCCTCGGCGTGAGCGGCGTGTCGGTTTCGACGGCTTCGGGCGCACAGGCAGCAATGAGCACGATCGACAGCGTGCTGACGAGCGTCAACACCTTCCAGGCAACGCTGGGTGCAACGCAGAACACGTTCTCGGCAGCAATCTCGACGACGAACACGCAAGCAACGAACATGAGCGCAGCACGTTCGCAGATCACCGACGCAGACTTCGCGACGGAAACGGCGAACCTGTCGAAGGCTCAAGTTCTGCAGCAAGCTGGTATCTCGGTGCTCGCGCAAGCGAACTCGATGCCGCAACAGGTTCTGAAGCTCCTCCAGTAAGAGTGACGACTAGCGGCGCGCAGCAAGGCGCCGCGCCCCGAAGCCGCGGCTCGCGCCCGGCTTCGGTACGTAACTGGATCGCATGGTTGGGAGGTTCGCCTCCCATCATGCATTTACAAGCCACGAATAAACAGCATCCTGTTTCGCCAATCGGAGCACCCGCATGACCACCACGTCGACTTCGAACTCGTCAGCTGACATCACTTCTCTGCTACAGCAGGCGGCGCAGTCCATTATCAGCGGCTCGACCAAGTCGACCCTCGATGTCAACTCGCTGGTGTCAGCGCTCGTAACGGCGAAAACGGCGGCTCAATCGTCGCAAATCACGACCAAGCAGAATTCGGACAACGCAGAGCTGTCCGCAATCGGCAAGATCAAATCGGCGCTTTCGTCGCTGCAGACCGCGTTGAGCGGCCTGTCGGACGGCACGGCGCTCAACCAGCTCGCGGTCGCTCTCGGCGGCACGGGCACGGGTGTCACGGCAACGGCCGACCCGAGCAAAGGCGCGGTGGCCGGCAACTACACACTCGCCGTCACCAACATCGCGACGGCCAACAAGATTTCCTCGCAGGCGTACGCGTCGGGCGCGAGCCTCGGCAGCGGTACGCTGACGGTCGGCGTCGGCAGCAGCTCGATGCAGATCAGCGTTGCATCGACCGATTCGCTGTCGGACGTCGCCAACGCGATCAACACGGCAAACAACAATCCTGGCGTATCGGCGGCCGTCATCACGGCAGCGGACGGCCAGCATCTGGTCTTGACGTCGAAGCAGACGGGCGCGGCCAACAACGTGACGGTTTCCGCAGGCGCAGGCCTCGATTCGGGTCTGAACACGGCCAGCTTCACGCAGGTCGCGGCCGGCAAGGACGCCACGTTCTCGATCGACGGCAACACGATCACGAGCGCCAGCAACACGATCACGACGGCGCTCACGGGTGTGAGCATCGACATCTCGGGTGCGTCGGCAAACAGCACGCAGACGATCTCGATCACCAACGACACGACGGCCTCGACGAAGGCCATCAACGATTTCGTCACCGCGTACAACAACTACATCACGACCGAGACGGGCCTGACCTGGGACCCGACGCAGGCGACGGGCTCGCAAGCGGGCGCGCTGCTCGGCGACGCGATGACGAACACGATCACGAACGGTCTGGGTGGCCTGATCGGCGGCGGGATTACCGTCGGCGGCAAGACGTTCAGCCTGTCGTCGATCGGTATCAACCTGCAGCACGACGGCACGCTGTCGGTCGACTCGACCGCGCTGCAGACCGCGCTGACGAGCAACAGCTCGGCCGTCGCGGCCGTGTTCAACAAGACGAACGGTATCGGCACGACGCTGAACTCGTTCATCAACACGTACACGCAGACGAGCGGCACGATCGATCAGCGCACGCAG includes these proteins:
- a CDS encoding flagellin domain-containing protein; the protein is MLNINTNIASLTAQNNLSGSQSALSQAINRLSSGKRVNSAADDAAGLAISTSQTASINALTQGAANANNGISMVQTTNGALQSIVDNLQRIRQLAVEAGDGSLDSNALANLQSEVSTRLTEITRVAQQTTFNGQSVLNGIGSVNFQIGAFNGQQITANFGTQKWDASSLGVSGVSVSTASGAQAAMSTIDSVLTSVNTFQATLGATQNTFSAAISTTNTQATNMSAARSQITDADFATETANLSKAQVLQQAGISVLAQANSMPQQVLKLLQ
- the fliD gene encoding flagellar filament capping protein FliD, with the protein product MTTTSTSNSSADITSLLQQAAQSIISGSTKSTLDVNSLVSALVTAKTAAQSSQITTKQNSDNAELSAIGKIKSALSSLQTALSGLSDGTALNQLAVALGGTGTGVTATADPSKGAVAGNYTLAVTNIATANKISSQAYASGASLGSGTLTVGVGSSSMQISVASTDSLSDVANAINTANNNPGVSAAVITAADGQHLVLTSKQTGAANNVTVSAGAGLDSGLNTASFTQVAAGKDATFSIDGNTITSASNTITTALTGVSIDISGASANSTQTISITNDTTASTKAINDFVTAYNNYITTETGLTWDPTQATGSQAGALLGDAMTNTITNGLGGLIGGGITVGGKTFSLSSIGINLQHDGTLSVDSTALQTALTSNSSAVAAVFNKTNGIGTTLNSFINTYTQTSGTIDQRTQALNTDLSNLSDQATQLTNYQSTLTDQYNAQFTALNTLMSTMANNTAYLNQLFGGGGLTGSLNSK